A genomic region of Nisaea sediminum contains the following coding sequences:
- a CDS encoding HAD-IA family hydrolase — protein MDGHGKIGGKRAEPVVAGPPPYLDALGTSAGLRSFYASSEDRAALLDAVAERVTGHRIALLSIDIFDTALLRGQRSELARFRSAAERFHRTVFGTGGKSDFSIDDALLARITAARAAYSMNGSKSEGGDPTFSQIAKTVCTLLRRPELTRSYIESELASEIADVQVNPLLEAIRRRFPALRTVFLTDTYLESPQVRKIFSAAHGKTRRPAILSSADGFGSKAAGTLFAHAERTFGAPPAHALHIGDNLETDYLSPKRRGWQALHVPLPARELAARRTSFEKIIRGDRDLPAAFRRDVAFVP, from the coding sequence ATGGACGGGCACGGGAAAATCGGGGGGAAGCGGGCCGAACCGGTGGTTGCGGGTCCGCCGCCATATCTTGACGCACTGGGGACGAGCGCCGGGCTGCGCAGCTTCTACGCGTCATCCGAAGATCGCGCCGCCCTTCTCGATGCCGTCGCCGAACGGGTGACCGGGCACCGGATCGCGCTGCTGTCGATCGACATCTTCGACACGGCCCTGCTGCGCGGGCAAAGGTCCGAACTCGCCCGGTTCAGAAGCGCCGCCGAGCGCTTCCACCGGACCGTCTTCGGAACGGGCGGCAAATCGGACTTCTCCATCGATGACGCGTTGCTCGCTCGCATTACCGCCGCCAGGGCGGCTTACAGCATGAACGGCAGCAAATCAGAAGGCGGTGATCCCACCTTCAGTCAGATCGCAAAGACCGTCTGCACCCTGCTCCGCCGACCGGAGCTCACAAGGAGCTACATCGAGAGCGAACTCGCCTCTGAAATCGCCGATGTGCAGGTCAATCCCCTGCTTGAAGCGATCCGGCGCCGTTTTCCGGCCTTGCGGACGGTTTTCCTGACGGACACCTATCTTGAGAGCCCTCAGGTGCGAAAAATCTTCAGCGCGGCGCACGGGAAGACAAGACGGCCTGCGATCCTGTCCTCCGCCGACGGTTTCGGCAGCAAGGCCGCGGGGACTCTCTTTGCCCATGCGGAACGGACCTTCGGAGCCCCGCCCGCGCATGCGCTACACATCGGCGACAATCTGGAAACCGACTATCTCAGCCCGAAACGCCGGGGTTGGCAGGCTCTGCATGTCCCCTTGCCTGCCAGGGAGCTGGCCGCCCGGCGCACCAGCTTCGAGAAGATCATTCGCGGAGACCGCGACCTGCCGGCCGCGTTTCGCCGGGATGTCGCATTCGTCCCATGA